The following are encoded in a window of Mannheimia varigena genomic DNA:
- the rsxA gene encoding electron transport complex subunit RsxA, with protein MVDYILLIISTALINNFVLVKFLGLCPFMGVSKKVETAIGMGLATTFVLTVASLSAYLLETYLLVPLNAQFLRTLVFILVIAVIVQLTEMIVHKTSPTLYRLLGIYLPLITTNCAVLGVALLNVNLANNLVESVLYGFGAAAGFSLVLVLFAALRERLAAASVPRPFQGASIALITAGLMSLAFMGFTGLVKL; from the coding sequence ATGGTCGATTATATTCTGTTAATCATCAGCACGGCACTTATTAACAACTTTGTCCTTGTGAAATTTCTAGGGCTTTGTCCGTTTATGGGAGTGTCGAAAAAGGTTGAAACCGCTATTGGGATGGGGCTTGCGACCACTTTTGTGCTGACTGTCGCTTCTCTTTCTGCCTATTTGCTTGAAACCTACTTACTTGTGCCTCTAAACGCACAGTTTTTACGCACACTAGTGTTTATTTTAGTGATTGCGGTAATCGTGCAATTAACCGAGATGATCGTACACAAGACTAGCCCAACACTTTACCGCCTATTAGGGATTTATTTACCGCTTATTACCACCAACTGTGCGGTGCTTGGGGTCGCATTATTAAATGTGAATTTAGCTAATAACTTAGTGGAGTCTGTGCTTTATGGCTTTGGTGCAGCGGCAGGTTTTTCATTAGTGTTAGTCTTATTTGCTGCCTTGCGTGAACGTTTGGCAGCTGCTAGTGTGCCTCGACCATTCCAAGGGGCCTCTATTGCGTTAATCACCGCAGGCTTGATGTCGCTTGCCTTTATGGGCTTTACAGGATTGGTGAAACTCTAA
- the rsxB gene encoding electron transport complex subunit RsxB, with protein MLDLPIIAYILIAIAFIALIFGAILGYSSIKLKVEADPIVEQIDALLPQSQCGQCGYPGCKPYAEAIANGDVITKCVPGGQPLVVNLAELLGVEVPPMEGMEEPEVKVAFVIENLCIGCTKCIQACPVDAIIGTNKAMHTIIPDLCTGCELCVAPCPTNCIEMIPVKQTTQSWNWKFDQNLIIPVVNTTELQKRLVTGGGKNEQS; from the coding sequence ATGCTTGATTTACCAATTATCGCTTATATCCTTATCGCTATCGCTTTTATCGCACTGATTTTCGGGGCGATTTTGGGCTATTCCTCCATAAAATTAAAAGTTGAAGCTGATCCAATTGTTGAACAAATTGATGCTTTATTACCACAGAGCCAATGCGGGCAATGTGGTTATCCGGGTTGTAAACCTTACGCAGAAGCCATTGCTAACGGTGATGTAATTACAAAATGTGTACCGGGCGGTCAGCCTTTAGTGGTTAATCTTGCCGAACTTTTAGGAGTAGAAGTGCCACCGATGGAAGGAATGGAAGAGCCTGAGGTTAAAGTAGCGTTTGTGATTGAAAATCTTTGCATTGGTTGCACTAAATGTATTCAGGCTTGCCCTGTGGATGCGATTATCGGCACCAATAAGGCAATGCACACCATCATACCTGATCTCTGTACAGGTTGTGAGCTTTGCGTTGCTCCTTGCCCGACCAACTGTATTGAAATGATTCCGGTTAAACAAACCACGCAGTCGTGGAACTGGAAGTTTGACCAAAATTTAATTATTCCTGTGGTAAATACAACCGAATTACAGAAAAGATTAGTGACTGGCGGAGGCAAAAATGAGCAATCCTAA